In Pseudobythopirellula maris, the genomic stretch CCTACATGTCGGGGTACAGCGAGCGGGCGTACGACGTCGACCGGCTGCTGCGTTACAGCTTCTACAGCGAGCGGGGGCTCACCATCCACCGCAAGGGGGTCAACGCGCTGCTGAAGTTCATGCAAACCAAGAGCGAGCTCTTCCGGGCGGTCTACTTCCACCGCACCGTGCGGGCGATCGACAAGACGCTCGAAGAGCTGTTCCGCGACAGCCGCGAGCTGCTGTTCCCCGGCAACCCGCTCGAGCACCTCGACGACTACCGCGGCTTCACCGAGTGGTCGCTGCTGATCGACGTGTCACGGTGGAGCAAGAGCGACGACCCCACGATGCACGAGCTGGGCGTTCGCTGGGACCGCCTCGTCAACCGGCAGGTCGACTGGATCGCGGTGGACGAGCGCAACCTCACCTTCAAGCAGGGCGAGGCCGAGGAGACGAGCATCTTCGGCGACCCCAAGATCGTCGAGCAGAAGATCCGCGACCGGCTGCCCGAGGCGATGCGCGACATGATCATGCAGATCGACCTGCCGCGGCACATCTACCGCCCCGACGCCTTGGCCGCCACCGCGGGCCAGAACTTTCAGTTCAACCCGTCCACCGGCAAGGTCTACCCACTCACCGACGACCAGCTGTTCGCCCAGCTGCCGATCGCCCACCGCTCGTGCCGCGTTTACCTGCGACAGGAGCACACGGAGGGCGAGCAGCAAGCCATCGGCGCGGCGCTCGACGCCATCTTCGGCAGCCGCGGCGAAGATGATTTAACCAATATGTGATTCACGAATGGGACGCGGATCAACGCGGATTAGGCGGATACCCACGGATTGATAGTCAGTTTCATCCGCGTTGATCCGTTCGATCCGCGTTCATCCGCGTCCCATTCTTAAAAACCGAGCTTGATCCATGAGTCACGACACCTACGACAATCCCCTGATCAGCCGCTACGCGTCGCGTGAGATGGCCCGGCTGTGGGGCGCCCAGAAAAAATTCTCCACCTGGCGGCGGCTGTGGGTCGCGCTCGCCGAGAGCGAGGCGGAGCTCGGGCTGCCGATCACCGCCGCGCAGATCGACGAGCTGAAGGCGCACGTCGACGACATCGATTTCGACGCCGCTGCGTCTTACGAGAAAAAACTGCGCCACGACGTGATGGCCCACGTCCACACGTACGGCGACGCCTGCCCCGGCGCCAAGGCGATCATCCACTTGGGCGCCACCAGCAACTTCGTGGTCGACAACGCCGACGCAATCCTCTTGCGTGAATCGCTCGAACTCGTGCGCCGGCGGTTGGTTTCGGTCATCGCGGCCTTGGCCGACTTCGCCAAGCAGCACCGGGCGCTGCCCACCTTGGGCTTCACCCACTTGCAGCCGGCGCAGCCGACCACCGTCGGCAAGCGCGCCACGCTGTGGTGCTACGACCTGGTGCTCGACCTCCAGGAGATCGAGCACCGCCTCACCGTGCTCAAGGCGCGCAGCGTCAAAGGGACGACCGGCACGCAGGCGAGCTTCCTTGAGCTCTTCGAAGGCGATCACGCCAAGTGCCGCGAGCTCGAGCGCCGTGTCGCCGAGAAGATGGGCTTTACAGATTCTTACGCCGTCACCGGCCAAACCTACCCGCGGAAGGTCGACGCCCAGGTGCTCGAGTGCCTGGGGGGTGTGGCGGCCAGC encodes the following:
- the purB gene encoding adenylosuccinate lyase; its protein translation is MSHDTYDNPLISRYASREMARLWGAQKKFSTWRRLWVALAESEAELGLPITAAQIDELKAHVDDIDFDAAASYEKKLRHDVMAHVHTYGDACPGAKAIIHLGATSNFVVDNADAILLRESLELVRRRLVSVIAALADFAKQHRALPTLGFTHLQPAQPTTVGKRATLWCYDLVLDLQEIEHRLTVLKARSVKGTTGTQASFLELFEGDHAKCRELERRVAEKMGFTDSYAVTGQTYPRKVDAQVLECLGGVAASAHKATSDLRLLANRKEIEEPFEASQIGSSAMPYKRNPMRSERIGGIARFVMSLSQNGAATHATQWMERTLDDSANRRLSLPQAFLGVDAVLVIYENVARGMVVYPKVVERHLAEELPFMITENVLMEAVKAGGDRQELHELIRQHSQAAGAVVKQEGKPNDLLSRLRGDKAFAAVDLSEIADPSKLVGRSPEQVDEFLAEVVGPILGRLGGDRAEQEELRV
- a CDS encoding HD domain-containing protein, with amino-acid sequence MKDFTRESLIHDPVHGYIPFVSIVPEGETSERRLLDDPWLQRLRQIHQLQTAWWVYPSAEHTRFQHVVGAMHMASRAVATLYESLDETCGGELPSQGAVECLARMAALLHDVGHGPFGHFFDAHFLKPHYGLNHEALGAHIIEHELGDLLRGVRQCPGGRLAEGESIDPADVAFLIQRPKQHDTGDRPRWLVLLRSLFCGLYTVDNMDFVLRDAYMSGYSERAYDVDRLLRYSFYSERGLTIHRKGVNALLKFMQTKSELFRAVYFHRTVRAIDKTLEELFRDSRELLFPGNPLEHLDDYRGFTEWSLLIDVSRWSKSDDPTMHELGVRWDRLVNRQVDWIAVDERNLTFKQGEAEETSIFGDPKIVEQKIRDRLPEAMRDMIMQIDLPRHIYRPDALAATAGQNFQFNPSTGKVYPLTDDQLFAQLPIAHRSCRVYLRQEHTEGEQQAIGAALDAIFGSRGEDDLTNM